In a single window of the Bactrocera dorsalis isolate Fly_Bdor chromosome 2, ASM2337382v1, whole genome shotgun sequence genome:
- the LOC105234093 gene encoding uncharacterized protein LOC105234093 isoform X1: MKSENFFTALANLNQSARQSYVSQLLSSDHVTRRRRSSCGHSDKDSVCSSRIGGKRQRTRHIPMKSSKSAAHKKPKPMDYTNYAYNEAVSRLKLMLAESYAPPSRGGGAGSAAGGNGATGAYMRHVNEDSTDNYSDNLSVIERPVYSDISKYLSPAQKSRLSPGVRSKPKPFNAFSSSKENLTLQMPYAASTTTATAPLDYYAPNKTQPQPVTDSVHAPVEIFNFIEKQEDYIEQLEKESKYCRNELTNLLGKVKDVINENTHLTETARSELATLGGVDKTLPVTSPSSDSDEQQHYKKKTSTTPRSKKETSSAAVKSPRYASAPNIVYEARISELEAELMQANIDLKRLKTENEELKRKLAHVDPLVLAGAHTNAPASSSSTNNCDAHRKQIEHLQLEKNALEESVRQLRKLLDDAKSEQYTSNTSSKRYINDLVQMERAQAELEVKHLREELDRQHERVRELQHEMARRIADERATAERRYNTQVDQLGGDLSSQWEQVAKLQLDLEREKRYSNDMKRDLSNRNAQIDELKMELRSNRNTFLADMAQVNAEKQSLEQEITALRLQLDRAAREAKTEATRLTAEITSLRQRLDRGDADLLHSKREILRLNDEIANLEKELAYGEMKNEIRPTKKDLDKRISEMQEKHGETFVAKSTAATTTTTKTLATGLITNTKAQLATKSPTTTAKVSGETPTIAKIATPTTYAATTTTTTSGIAWSVPTAELTSTTPTRPTTTANVPATKTLLMTTTTTTWPTTRPNTTQQQHKPTAVMELVTGTKPKNVTSAHTCWDASGSAYASPPKWPSTVNQLHGRKAAEAESVPTTGFTALAQTHTHTRRYRYGSDENILANITKSNERLERELAKMPPLPTTMSFSAYRRQQRCAHLYRTPLAAYRPRSARDEGRRATAARTETHCGRCGAIGGIYGTHCSCSKHMKHVVASAHLEPTACTSCCCSANKATTCKQTLNTEERQFSFGSAHTLSRPESNFNVNTTNATNIDTTTPPATVNASARGRSLHRNCQNFAWNAHASATISTSGSGGCKAHSRLSDCKASAEAETSLTEQSSAKRAPSPTIHSLNTTQPHTQSTNYTRAPCSCAAGCGSVPKLCTACKPQASANICTTNTYQTPTCHPAYGHCKTEPLPWLQQHLVLKQTFSGLEHLTAATDVCHACQSPCQGAHLTVPTESKANTHVANEHTAGTSESVKRPAPTTKSKPRAYFEELLRREECCGVKRVSSNMLRDCISHGETLVQQKKPRPPVKVDVNVRLVPKAGKERKIDTDTGNTSAKTPLEVKVNLTQPAPATSERIKESAQSGRSEVLAPALDIPDLTLDDLELDDCDAAAHVEQ, encoded by the exons ATGAAGTCGGAAAATTTCTTCACTGCCTTAGCTAACCTCAATCAGAGCGCACGTCAGTCATACGTTTCGCAACTGCTGAGCAGCGATCACGTTACGCGTCGGCGGCGCTCATCGTGCGGCCATTCGGATAAGGATAGTGTTTGTAGTTCGCGCATCGGCGGCAAGCGGCAGCGTACAAG GCACATACCAATGAAGTCGTCCAAGAGTGCGGCGCACAAGAAACCAAAACCGATGGATTATACGAACTATGCATATAATGAGGCCGTTAGCCGGCTGAAGCTAATGTTGGCCGAATCATATGCCCCGCCCAGCAGAGGAGGTGGCGCTGGTTCTGCTGCTGGCGGCAATGGCGCTACGGGGGCGTATATGCGGCATGTGAATGAGGACTCGACCGATAACTATTCGGATAACTTGTCG GTCATCGAACGTCCCGTATACTCGGATATCTCGAAGTACTTGTCGCCAGCACAGAAATCACGCCTCAGTCCAGGCGTACGCAGCAAGCCGAAACCTTTCAATGCCTTCTCATCCTCCAAGGAGAATTTGACATTACAAATGCCCTATGCGGCCAGCACTACGACAGCAACGGCACCACTCGATTATTACGCGCCTAACAAAACCCAGCCGCAGCCTGTTACTGATAGCGTCCACGCACCGGTGGAGATattcaatttcattgaaaaacaAGAAGACTATATTGAACAGCTAGAGAAAGAGTCCAAATACTGCCGCAACGAGTTAACCAATTTACTTGGCAAAGTCAAAGACGTCATCAACGAGAACACGCACCTCACGGAGACCGCACGTTCCGAGCTAGCCACGTTAGGCGGTGTCGACAAGACACTGCCCGTGACGAGTCCTTCTTCCGACAGTGACGAACAACAgcattataaaaagaaaacttcTACCACGCCACGTAGTAAGAAAGAAACTTCGTCTGCTGCCGTGAAGTCGCCACGTTATGCTTCGGCGCCAAATATTGTCTATGAAGCGCGCATAAGTGAGCTTGAGGCGGAGCTTATGCAAGCCAATATTGATTTGAAACGTTTGAAAACGGAAAATGAAGAACTCAAACGCAAATTGGCACATGTTGACCCACTAGTGCTAGCTGGTGCCCACACAAATGCGCCAGCGAGCAGCTCGTCCACCAATAACTGCGACGCCCATCGCAAGCAAATTGAGCATTTGCAACTGGAGAAGAATGCGCTTGAGGAAAGTGTACGCCAGCTGCGGAAACTATTGGATGACGCCAAGTCGGAGCAGTATACAAGCAACACATCATCCAAACGCTACATAAACGATCTGGTGCAGATGGAGCGTGCTCAAGCCGAGCTGGAGGTGAAGCATCTGCGTGAGGAGCTCGATCGGCAGCACGAACGTGTACGCGAACTGCAACATGAGATGGCGCGTCGTATTGCGGACGAGCGTGCCACTGCCGAACGACGCTACAACACGCAGGTTGATCAATTGGGTGGCGATCTGAGCAGTCAGTGGGAACAGGTGGCCAAATTGCAGTTGGATTTGGAGCGTGAAAAACGCTATTCAAATGATATGAAGCGTGATCTCTCGAATCGCAATGCACAGATCGATGAGTTGAAGATGGAATTGCGTTCCAATCGCAATACCTTCCTCGCCGATATGGCGCAAGTGAATGCGGAGAAGCAATCGTTGGAACAAGAGATCACGGCATTGCGACTACAATTGGATCGTGCGGCGCGTGAGGCGAAAACCGAGGCGACGCGTCTGACAGCCGAGATAACATCGTTGCGACAGCGTTTGGATCGTGGCGATGCCGATTTATTGCATTCCAAACGCGAAATATTACGTCTCAATGATGAGATCGCCAATTTGGAGAAGGAG CTGGCTTATGgcgaaatgaaaaatgaaatccGTCCCACCAAAAAGGATTTAGACAAACGTATTTCCGAAATGCAAGAGAAGCATGGTGAGACTTTTG TAGCAAAAAGcaccgcagcaacaacaacaacaacgaaaacactGGCGACAGGTCTAATTACAAACACGAAGGCGCAGTTGGCCACAAAATCACCGACAACAACTGCCAAAGTGTCGGGCGAGACACCTACAATAGCGAAAATAGCAACGCCAACAACATATGCAGCAACAACGACAACTACAACAAGCGGCATCGCGTGGTCTGTGCCGACGGCGGAACTTACAAGCACAACACCAACACGACCAACGACGACAGCCAATGTGCCCGCAACAAAAACACTACTTatgactacaacaacaacaacatggccGACCACAAGACCCAacaccacacaacaacaacacaagccCACCGCCGTTATGGAATTAGTGACGGgtacaaaaccaaaaaacgtCACGTCAGCCCACACTTGCTGGGACGCAAGCGGAAGCGCGTACGCTTCGCCGCCTAAATGGCCCAGCACCGTTAATCAGTTGCATGGACGTAAAGCAGCCGAAGCAGAAAGCGTGCCCACAACCGGCTTTACAGCACTTGCACAAACGCACACGCACACGCGACGTTACCGCTACGGCAGCGATGAGAACATACTGGCCAACATAACGAAGAGCAACGAGCGACTCGAACGCGAATTGGCGAAAATGCCACCACTACCGACCACCATGTCCTTCTCGGCGTATCGCCGTCAACAGCGTTGCGCACATTTATATCGTACGCCGTTGGCCGCTTACCGGCCGCGTAGTGCTAGGGATGAGGGACGCCGCGCGACGGCGGCGCGCACCGAAACGCATTGCGGTCGCTGCGGCGCTATCGGCGGCATCTACGGCACGCATTGTAGTTGTAGTAAACACATGAAACACGTAGTGGCTAGTGCACATTTGGAGCCAACGGCATGCACATCATGTTGTTGTAGTGCAAACAAAGCAACCACGTGTAAGCAAACACTTAACACTGAGGAGCGCCAATTTTCATTTGGTAGCGCGCACACTTTGAGCCGCCCAGAAAGCAATTTCAATGTGAACACAACAAACGCAACGAATATAGACACAacaacaccaccagcaacagtAAATGCAAGCGCTAGAGGGCGCAGCTTGCACagaaattgccaaaattttgcTTGGAATGCGCACGCCTCGGCCACAATTAGCACGTCTGGCAGTGGCGGCTGTAAAGCGCACAGTAGACTTAGCGACTGTAAGGCGTCAGCGGAGGCGGAAACTTCATTGACGGAGCAATCGAGTGCTAAAAGAGCTCCTTCGCCTACCATACACTCGTTAAATACAACTCAGCCACACACACAGAGCACGAATTATACGCGCGCACCATGCTCCTGTGCGGCTGGCTGCGGAAGTGTTCCAAAACTCTGCACCGCTTGTAAACCACAAGCGTCAGCGAATATTTGCACCACGAACACATACCAAACGCCTACATGTCACCCCGCCTATGGTCATTGCAAAACGGAACCGTTGCCTTGGCTGCAACAGCATCTAGTTTTGAAACAAACTTTTAGCGGTCTCGAACACCTAACGGCCGCCACAGACGTTTGTCACGCATGTCAGAGCCCATGTCAAGGTGCACACTTGACGGTGCCAACTGAGAGCAAAGCAAACACGCATGTAGCAAACGAACACACAGCCGGCACGTCAGAAAGCGTTAAACGGCCGGCGCCAACAACGAAAAGCAAGCCACGCGCCTACTTCGAGGAGTTATTGCGTCGCGAGGAATGCTGTGGCGTGAAGAGAGTGAGCAGTAATATGCTGCGCGATTGCATTAGTCACGGGGAAACGCTCGTGCAGCAGAAGAAGCCACGTCCGCCTGTTAAAGTGGATGTAAATGTGCGTTTGGTGCCCAAAGCGGGCAAGGAACGCAAAATCGACACAGACACAGGAAATACAAGTGCTAAAACACCACTCGAAGTTAAAGTTAACTTGACACAGCCTGCGCCAGCGACAAGTGAGCGTATAAAGGAGAGCGCGCAAAGCGGTCGAAGTGAAGTGCTCGCCCCAGCTTTGGACATACCGGATCTGACGTTGGATGATTTGGAACTAGACGATTGCGATGCAGCTGCACATGTGGAGCAATAA
- the LOC105234093 gene encoding serologically defined colon cancer antigen 8 homolog isoform X7, with product MKSENFFTALANLNQSARQSYVSQLLSSDHVTRRRRSSCGHSDKDSVCSSRIGGKRQRTRHIPMKSSKSAAHKKPKPMDYTNYAYNEAVSRLKLMLAESYAPPSRGGGAGSAAGGNGATGAYMRHVNEDSTDNYSDNLSVIERPVYSDISKYLSPAQKSRLSPGVRSKPKPFNAFSSSKENLTLQMPYAASTTTATAPLDYYAPNKTQPQPVTDSVHAPVEIFNFIEKQEDYIEQLEKESKYCRNELTNLLGKVKDVINENTHLTETARSELATLGGVDKTLPVTSPSSDSDEQQHYKKKTSTTPRSKKETSSAAVKSPRYASAPNIVYEARISELEAELMQANIDLKRLKTENEELKRKLAHVDPLVLAGAHTNAPASSSSTNNCDAHRKQIEHLQLEKNALEESVRQLRKLLDDAKSEQYTSNTSSKRYINDLVQMERAQAELEVKHLREELDRQHERVRELQHEMARRIADERATAERRYNTQVDQLGGDLSSQWEQVAKLQLDLEREKRYSNDMKRDLSNRNAQIDELKMELRSNRNTFLADMAQVNAEKQSLEQEITALRLQLDRAAREAKTEATRLTAEITSLRQRLDRGDADLLHSKREILRLNDEIANLEKELAYGEMKNEIRPTKKDLDKRISEMQEKHVETVNELEDMIQSQKQLMDKLTSECKTLTSKLEDTTLKHNSKKHRSNNNNNENTGDRSNYKHEGAVGHKITDNNCQSVGRDTYNSENSNANNICSNNDNYNKRHRVVCADGGTYKHNTNTTNDDSQCARNKNTTYDYNNNNMADHKTQHHTTTTQAHRRYGISDGYKTKKRHVSPHLLGRKRKRVRFAA from the exons ATGAAGTCGGAAAATTTCTTCACTGCCTTAGCTAACCTCAATCAGAGCGCACGTCAGTCATACGTTTCGCAACTGCTGAGCAGCGATCACGTTACGCGTCGGCGGCGCTCATCGTGCGGCCATTCGGATAAGGATAGTGTTTGTAGTTCGCGCATCGGCGGCAAGCGGCAGCGTACAAG GCACATACCAATGAAGTCGTCCAAGAGTGCGGCGCACAAGAAACCAAAACCGATGGATTATACGAACTATGCATATAATGAGGCCGTTAGCCGGCTGAAGCTAATGTTGGCCGAATCATATGCCCCGCCCAGCAGAGGAGGTGGCGCTGGTTCTGCTGCTGGCGGCAATGGCGCTACGGGGGCGTATATGCGGCATGTGAATGAGGACTCGACCGATAACTATTCGGATAACTTGTCG GTCATCGAACGTCCCGTATACTCGGATATCTCGAAGTACTTGTCGCCAGCACAGAAATCACGCCTCAGTCCAGGCGTACGCAGCAAGCCGAAACCTTTCAATGCCTTCTCATCCTCCAAGGAGAATTTGACATTACAAATGCCCTATGCGGCCAGCACTACGACAGCAACGGCACCACTCGATTATTACGCGCCTAACAAAACCCAGCCGCAGCCTGTTACTGATAGCGTCCACGCACCGGTGGAGATattcaatttcattgaaaaacaAGAAGACTATATTGAACAGCTAGAGAAAGAGTCCAAATACTGCCGCAACGAGTTAACCAATTTACTTGGCAAAGTCAAAGACGTCATCAACGAGAACACGCACCTCACGGAGACCGCACGTTCCGAGCTAGCCACGTTAGGCGGTGTCGACAAGACACTGCCCGTGACGAGTCCTTCTTCCGACAGTGACGAACAACAgcattataaaaagaaaacttcTACCACGCCACGTAGTAAGAAAGAAACTTCGTCTGCTGCCGTGAAGTCGCCACGTTATGCTTCGGCGCCAAATATTGTCTATGAAGCGCGCATAAGTGAGCTTGAGGCGGAGCTTATGCAAGCCAATATTGATTTGAAACGTTTGAAAACGGAAAATGAAGAACTCAAACGCAAATTGGCACATGTTGACCCACTAGTGCTAGCTGGTGCCCACACAAATGCGCCAGCGAGCAGCTCGTCCACCAATAACTGCGACGCCCATCGCAAGCAAATTGAGCATTTGCAACTGGAGAAGAATGCGCTTGAGGAAAGTGTACGCCAGCTGCGGAAACTATTGGATGACGCCAAGTCGGAGCAGTATACAAGCAACACATCATCCAAACGCTACATAAACGATCTGGTGCAGATGGAGCGTGCTCAAGCCGAGCTGGAGGTGAAGCATCTGCGTGAGGAGCTCGATCGGCAGCACGAACGTGTACGCGAACTGCAACATGAGATGGCGCGTCGTATTGCGGACGAGCGTGCCACTGCCGAACGACGCTACAACACGCAGGTTGATCAATTGGGTGGCGATCTGAGCAGTCAGTGGGAACAGGTGGCCAAATTGCAGTTGGATTTGGAGCGTGAAAAACGCTATTCAAATGATATGAAGCGTGATCTCTCGAATCGCAATGCACAGATCGATGAGTTGAAGATGGAATTGCGTTCCAATCGCAATACCTTCCTCGCCGATATGGCGCAAGTGAATGCGGAGAAGCAATCGTTGGAACAAGAGATCACGGCATTGCGACTACAATTGGATCGTGCGGCGCGTGAGGCGAAAACCGAGGCGACGCGTCTGACAGCCGAGATAACATCGTTGCGACAGCGTTTGGATCGTGGCGATGCCGATTTATTGCATTCCAAACGCGAAATATTACGTCTCAATGATGAGATCGCCAATTTGGAGAAGGAG CTGGCTTATGgcgaaatgaaaaatgaaatccGTCCCACCAAAAAGGATTTAGACAAACGTATTTCCGAAATGCAAGAGAAGCATG TCGAAACGGTAAATGAACTTGAGGATATGATACAGAGTCAGAAGCAACTCATGGATAAATTAACTAGCGAATGCAAAACGTTGACCAGTAAACTCGAGGACACAACTCTTAAacacaa TAGCAAAAAGcaccgcagcaacaacaacaacaacgaaaacactGGCGACAGGTCTAATTACAAACACGAAGGCGCAGTTGGCCACAAAATCACCGACAACAACTGCCAAAGTGTCGGGCGAGACACCTACAATAGCGAAAATAGCAACGCCAACAACATATGCAGCAACAACGACAACTACAACAAGCGGCATCGCGTGGTCTGTGCCGACGGCGGAACTTACAAGCACAACACCAACACGACCAACGACGACAGCCAATGTGCCCGCAACAAAAACACTACTTatgactacaacaacaacaacatggccGACCACAAGACCCAacaccacacaacaacaacacaagccCACCGCCGTTATGGAATTAGTGACGGgtacaaaaccaaaaaacgtCACGTCAGCCCACACTTGCTGGGACGCAAGCGGAAGCGCGTACGCTTCGCCGCCTAA
- the LOC105234093 gene encoding uncharacterized protein LOC105234093 isoform X2, with translation MHIPMKSSKSAAHKKPKPMDYTNYAYNEAVSRLKLMLAESYAPPSRGGGAGSAAGGNGATGAYMRHVNEDSTDNYSDNLSVIERPVYSDISKYLSPAQKSRLSPGVRSKPKPFNAFSSSKENLTLQMPYAASTTTATAPLDYYAPNKTQPQPVTDSVHAPVEIFNFIEKQEDYIEQLEKESKYCRNELTNLLGKVKDVINENTHLTETARSELATLGGVDKTLPVTSPSSDSDEQQHYKKKTSTTPRSKKETSSAAVKSPRYASAPNIVYEARISELEAELMQANIDLKRLKTENEELKRKLAHVDPLVLAGAHTNAPASSSSTNNCDAHRKQIEHLQLEKNALEESVRQLRKLLDDAKSEQYTSNTSSKRYINDLVQMERAQAELEVKHLREELDRQHERVRELQHEMARRIADERATAERRYNTQVDQLGGDLSSQWEQVAKLQLDLEREKRYSNDMKRDLSNRNAQIDELKMELRSNRNTFLADMAQVNAEKQSLEQEITALRLQLDRAAREAKTEATRLTAEITSLRQRLDRGDADLLHSKREILRLNDEIANLEKELAYGEMKNEIRPTKKDLDKRISEMQEKHGETFVAKSTAATTTTTKTLATGLITNTKAQLATKSPTTTAKVSGETPTIAKIATPTTYAATTTTTTSGIAWSVPTAELTSTTPTRPTTTANVPATKTLLMTTTTTTWPTTRPNTTQQQHKPTAVMELVTGTKPKNVTSAHTCWDASGSAYASPPKWPSTVNQLHGRKAAEAESVPTTGFTALAQTHTHTRRYRYGSDENILANITKSNERLERELAKMPPLPTTMSFSAYRRQQRCAHLYRTPLAAYRPRSARDEGRRATAARTETHCGRCGAIGGIYGTHCSCSKHMKHVVASAHLEPTACTSCCCSANKATTCKQTLNTEERQFSFGSAHTLSRPESNFNVNTTNATNIDTTTPPATVNASARGRSLHRNCQNFAWNAHASATISTSGSGGCKAHSRLSDCKASAEAETSLTEQSSAKRAPSPTIHSLNTTQPHTQSTNYTRAPCSCAAGCGSVPKLCTACKPQASANICTTNTYQTPTCHPAYGHCKTEPLPWLQQHLVLKQTFSGLEHLTAATDVCHACQSPCQGAHLTVPTESKANTHVANEHTAGTSESVKRPAPTTKSKPRAYFEELLRREECCGVKRVSSNMLRDCISHGETLVQQKKPRPPVKVDVNVRLVPKAGKERKIDTDTGNTSAKTPLEVKVNLTQPAPATSERIKESAQSGRSEVLAPALDIPDLTLDDLELDDCDAAAHVEQ, from the exons AT GCACATACCAATGAAGTCGTCCAAGAGTGCGGCGCACAAGAAACCAAAACCGATGGATTATACGAACTATGCATATAATGAGGCCGTTAGCCGGCTGAAGCTAATGTTGGCCGAATCATATGCCCCGCCCAGCAGAGGAGGTGGCGCTGGTTCTGCTGCTGGCGGCAATGGCGCTACGGGGGCGTATATGCGGCATGTGAATGAGGACTCGACCGATAACTATTCGGATAACTTGTCG GTCATCGAACGTCCCGTATACTCGGATATCTCGAAGTACTTGTCGCCAGCACAGAAATCACGCCTCAGTCCAGGCGTACGCAGCAAGCCGAAACCTTTCAATGCCTTCTCATCCTCCAAGGAGAATTTGACATTACAAATGCCCTATGCGGCCAGCACTACGACAGCAACGGCACCACTCGATTATTACGCGCCTAACAAAACCCAGCCGCAGCCTGTTACTGATAGCGTCCACGCACCGGTGGAGATattcaatttcattgaaaaacaAGAAGACTATATTGAACAGCTAGAGAAAGAGTCCAAATACTGCCGCAACGAGTTAACCAATTTACTTGGCAAAGTCAAAGACGTCATCAACGAGAACACGCACCTCACGGAGACCGCACGTTCCGAGCTAGCCACGTTAGGCGGTGTCGACAAGACACTGCCCGTGACGAGTCCTTCTTCCGACAGTGACGAACAACAgcattataaaaagaaaacttcTACCACGCCACGTAGTAAGAAAGAAACTTCGTCTGCTGCCGTGAAGTCGCCACGTTATGCTTCGGCGCCAAATATTGTCTATGAAGCGCGCATAAGTGAGCTTGAGGCGGAGCTTATGCAAGCCAATATTGATTTGAAACGTTTGAAAACGGAAAATGAAGAACTCAAACGCAAATTGGCACATGTTGACCCACTAGTGCTAGCTGGTGCCCACACAAATGCGCCAGCGAGCAGCTCGTCCACCAATAACTGCGACGCCCATCGCAAGCAAATTGAGCATTTGCAACTGGAGAAGAATGCGCTTGAGGAAAGTGTACGCCAGCTGCGGAAACTATTGGATGACGCCAAGTCGGAGCAGTATACAAGCAACACATCATCCAAACGCTACATAAACGATCTGGTGCAGATGGAGCGTGCTCAAGCCGAGCTGGAGGTGAAGCATCTGCGTGAGGAGCTCGATCGGCAGCACGAACGTGTACGCGAACTGCAACATGAGATGGCGCGTCGTATTGCGGACGAGCGTGCCACTGCCGAACGACGCTACAACACGCAGGTTGATCAATTGGGTGGCGATCTGAGCAGTCAGTGGGAACAGGTGGCCAAATTGCAGTTGGATTTGGAGCGTGAAAAACGCTATTCAAATGATATGAAGCGTGATCTCTCGAATCGCAATGCACAGATCGATGAGTTGAAGATGGAATTGCGTTCCAATCGCAATACCTTCCTCGCCGATATGGCGCAAGTGAATGCGGAGAAGCAATCGTTGGAACAAGAGATCACGGCATTGCGACTACAATTGGATCGTGCGGCGCGTGAGGCGAAAACCGAGGCGACGCGTCTGACAGCCGAGATAACATCGTTGCGACAGCGTTTGGATCGTGGCGATGCCGATTTATTGCATTCCAAACGCGAAATATTACGTCTCAATGATGAGATCGCCAATTTGGAGAAGGAG CTGGCTTATGgcgaaatgaaaaatgaaatccGTCCCACCAAAAAGGATTTAGACAAACGTATTTCCGAAATGCAAGAGAAGCATGGTGAGACTTTTG TAGCAAAAAGcaccgcagcaacaacaacaacaacgaaaacactGGCGACAGGTCTAATTACAAACACGAAGGCGCAGTTGGCCACAAAATCACCGACAACAACTGCCAAAGTGTCGGGCGAGACACCTACAATAGCGAAAATAGCAACGCCAACAACATATGCAGCAACAACGACAACTACAACAAGCGGCATCGCGTGGTCTGTGCCGACGGCGGAACTTACAAGCACAACACCAACACGACCAACGACGACAGCCAATGTGCCCGCAACAAAAACACTACTTatgactacaacaacaacaacatggccGACCACAAGACCCAacaccacacaacaacaacacaagccCACCGCCGTTATGGAATTAGTGACGGgtacaaaaccaaaaaacgtCACGTCAGCCCACACTTGCTGGGACGCAAGCGGAAGCGCGTACGCTTCGCCGCCTAAATGGCCCAGCACCGTTAATCAGTTGCATGGACGTAAAGCAGCCGAAGCAGAAAGCGTGCCCACAACCGGCTTTACAGCACTTGCACAAACGCACACGCACACGCGACGTTACCGCTACGGCAGCGATGAGAACATACTGGCCAACATAACGAAGAGCAACGAGCGACTCGAACGCGAATTGGCGAAAATGCCACCACTACCGACCACCATGTCCTTCTCGGCGTATCGCCGTCAACAGCGTTGCGCACATTTATATCGTACGCCGTTGGCCGCTTACCGGCCGCGTAGTGCTAGGGATGAGGGACGCCGCGCGACGGCGGCGCGCACCGAAACGCATTGCGGTCGCTGCGGCGCTATCGGCGGCATCTACGGCACGCATTGTAGTTGTAGTAAACACATGAAACACGTAGTGGCTAGTGCACATTTGGAGCCAACGGCATGCACATCATGTTGTTGTAGTGCAAACAAAGCAACCACGTGTAAGCAAACACTTAACACTGAGGAGCGCCAATTTTCATTTGGTAGCGCGCACACTTTGAGCCGCCCAGAAAGCAATTTCAATGTGAACACAACAAACGCAACGAATATAGACACAacaacaccaccagcaacagtAAATGCAAGCGCTAGAGGGCGCAGCTTGCACagaaattgccaaaattttgcTTGGAATGCGCACGCCTCGGCCACAATTAGCACGTCTGGCAGTGGCGGCTGTAAAGCGCACAGTAGACTTAGCGACTGTAAGGCGTCAGCGGAGGCGGAAACTTCATTGACGGAGCAATCGAGTGCTAAAAGAGCTCCTTCGCCTACCATACACTCGTTAAATACAACTCAGCCACACACACAGAGCACGAATTATACGCGCGCACCATGCTCCTGTGCGGCTGGCTGCGGAAGTGTTCCAAAACTCTGCACCGCTTGTAAACCACAAGCGTCAGCGAATATTTGCACCACGAACACATACCAAACGCCTACATGTCACCCCGCCTATGGTCATTGCAAAACGGAACCGTTGCCTTGGCTGCAACAGCATCTAGTTTTGAAACAAACTTTTAGCGGTCTCGAACACCTAACGGCCGCCACAGACGTTTGTCACGCATGTCAGAGCCCATGTCAAGGTGCACACTTGACGGTGCCAACTGAGAGCAAAGCAAACACGCATGTAGCAAACGAACACACAGCCGGCACGTCAGAAAGCGTTAAACGGCCGGCGCCAACAACGAAAAGCAAGCCACGCGCCTACTTCGAGGAGTTATTGCGTCGCGAGGAATGCTGTGGCGTGAAGAGAGTGAGCAGTAATATGCTGCGCGATTGCATTAGTCACGGGGAAACGCTCGTGCAGCAGAAGAAGCCACGTCCGCCTGTTAAAGTGGATGTAAATGTGCGTTTGGTGCCCAAAGCGGGCAAGGAACGCAAAATCGACACAGACACAGGAAATACAAGTGCTAAAACACCACTCGAAGTTAAAGTTAACTTGACACAGCCTGCGCCAGCGACAAGTGAGCGTATAAAGGAGAGCGCGCAAAGCGGTCGAAGTGAAGTGCTCGCCCCAGCTTTGGACATACCGGATCTGACGTTGGATGATTTGGAACTAGACGATTGCGATGCAGCTGCACATGTGGAGCAATAA